The nucleotide sequence GACCGGGATCATCAACCGCCCGCCCGGGGCCAGCTGATCGGTGAGGGCCTTCGGGACCGACGGCCCCCCGGCGCTGACCAGAATAGCGTCATAGGGAGCCTTCAAGGGATAGCCGAGCGTGCCGTCCCCAGTGATCACAGTCACATTGTCCATATCAAGGTTGCTGAACCGCCCGCGCGCCGCCCGCGCCAGATGCGGCAGGCGTTCCATGGTCACCACGCGCTCCACCAGATGCCCAAGCACCGCCGCGCCATAGCCCGACCCGGTACCGACCTCAAGCACCCGGTCGCGCCGCTTGAGGCTCAGCAGCTCCAGCATGCGGGCGACAATATAGGGTTGTGAAATGGTCTGGCCTTCGCCGATCGGCAGCGCGCCATCGTCATAGGCGAGCGGCTGCATATCCTCGGGCACGAACAAATGGCGCGGGATTTTACCCATGGCCTCCAGCACGCGTTTGTCTGCGATGCCGCGCGCTTTCAATTGCGTGGCCACCATGTCAGCGCGGGCTTTGGCCCAACTGTCGGTGTCATCGCTCATCACTTGTCAGTATAAGTCATTTGTCTGTGCTTTTCATGGACTTTGCGGTGATGCCGGCAAACAATGGGGCAGCAATGATGGAGAGTAGATGTGTCGCTGACGCCGCCACTCGCTACGGTTGAGACTTTTCTGGCGCTTGGGGTCGCCCTGGGACTTGGCCTGCTGGTCGGCCTTGAGCGCGGCTGGAGCCTGCGGGCCGAGCCGGTCGGCGGCCGCTATGCCGGGGTGCGCAGTTTTGCGCTGATCGGGTTGCTCGGCGGCTTCACGGCGGTTCTCGAAGCCATGGGCCTGCGGCTTTACGGGCTGATGTCCTTTGCCATTTTCGGGCTCATTCTGGTGGTGACGGCGGTGCGGCCATCGATCACCGGGGCGCGCGGCATCACCACCTTCATCGCCGCCATCATTACCTTTGTCGTCGGCATCTGCGCCGGGTTTCAGGAATTTGAAATCGCCGCCGCCGTCGCCGTCGCCATGACGGTGGTGCTTGGCATGAAAGACAGCCTGCATCGCTTCATCGCCGGGGTGGAGCGCAGTGAAATCAACGCCGCCCTTCAGTTCCTGATCATTTCCGCCATTGTCCTGCCCATGCTGCCCAATCAGGGCTATGGCCCGTGGCAGGCGCTCAATCCCTATCAGTTATGGTGGATGGTGGTGCTGATCAGCGCCATCTCGCTGCTCGGGCATTTCGCGGTCAAATGGATGGCGCCGGGCAAGGGCATTCTGCTGACCGGCGTTCTAGGCGGGCTCGTGTCCTCCACCGCCATTGCCGTCAGTTTCTCGCGCATGGGCACCGGACGGCGGGAGCTCGCGCCCATGCTGGCGGCGGGCATTCTGGCCGCTTCCACCATCATGTTTCCCCGCGTGCTGATCGTGACCTTCGCCTTGTCTCCGGCTTTGGCGGAAACTCTGTTATTGCCGTTTGCGCTCGCCATGATCGTCGGGCTGTTCGCGGCCTGGCGGATATGGTCGCCGCGCCGGGACGAAGGCGCTCATGAGGGCGAGATCGAGGCTCCGGAATCCAGTTTCGATATCGCGACTCCGATCCAGTTCGGGGTTCTGCTGGCGCTGGTGATGCTGGCGGCGGCGGCGGCGCGGGCCTGGGTCGGTGATCAGGGCCTGTATTACGTGGCGGCGGTGGCCGGGATCGTCGATGTGGACGCCATCACGGTGACGGCCTCGCGCGGCAGCACGGCGGGGCTTTCGCTCATTGTTGCAAGCGTCTCCATTCTCATCGGCGTAACCTCCAACAGTCTGGCCAAGGCTGGTTTTGTCGCGGTTCTCGGTGGCGGTCCTATGCTGCGCTTCATCTGGCCGGGCTTTCTCGGCATGATTGTGGCGCTGTTCGCGGGGCTCGGGATTGAACAAATCGTCAAAGTCGCACTTGACGCGGGGGCTGGCTCGTGATGCTCTCTGCGCGCATTTTTGCGTGAGGATTTATCATGCCCCCGGTCACCCGCCAGACACTTGCCGAGCTTGTTGACGTTCGTCTGGATCGTCGCCAGATTCTGGGGGGCGGAGCGCTGGCCCTCGGTGCTCTTTTCGGCAGCACGGCGCTTGCCGGAGCGGCCAAAGCGCGCGGGTCCAGCCTGACCTTTTCCGAAGTCGAGCGCGGCAATGACCCGCATCATCACATCGCGCCGGGTTACCGGGCCGAGGTTCTGATCCGTTGGGGCGATCCGGTGGCGAAGGATGCGCCTCCCTTCGACCCGAACAACCAGACCGCCGAGGCCCAGCAGCGGCAGTTCGGCTATAACAATGATTTCATCGGCTATGTGCCGCTGCCGCTCGGGTCCAAA is from Govania unica and encodes:
- a CDS encoding protein-L-isoaspartate(D-aspartate) O-methyltransferase, translating into MSDDTDSWAKARADMVATQLKARGIADKRVLEAMGKIPRHLFVPEDMQPLAYDDGALPIGEGQTISQPYIVARMLELLSLKRRDRVLEVGTGSGYGAAVLGHLVERVVTMERLPHLARAARGRFSNLDMDNVTVITGDGTLGYPLKAPYDAILVSAGGPSVPKALTDQLAPGGRLMIPVGAAEFLQNLLLIERHGAELRTTVHEAVRFVPLIGEQGW
- a CDS encoding MgtC/SapB family protein, which codes for MSLTPPLATVETFLALGVALGLGLLVGLERGWSLRAEPVGGRYAGVRSFALIGLLGGFTAVLEAMGLRLYGLMSFAIFGLILVVTAVRPSITGARGITTFIAAIITFVVGICAGFQEFEIAAAVAVAMTVVLGMKDSLHRFIAGVERSEINAALQFLIISAIVLPMLPNQGYGPWQALNPYQLWWMVVLISAISLLGHFAVKWMAPGKGILLTGVLGGLVSSTAIAVSFSRMGTGRRELAPMLAAGILAASTIMFPRVLIVTFALSPALAETLLLPFALAMIVGLFAAWRIWSPRRDEGAHEGEIEAPESSFDIATPIQFGVLLALVMLAAAAARAWVGDQGLYYVAAVAGIVDVDAITVTASRGSTAGLSLIVASVSILIGVTSNSLAKAGFVAVLGGGPMLRFIWPGFLGMIVALFAGLGIEQIVKVALDAGAGS